The following proteins are encoded in a genomic region of Opitutus sp.:
- the purE gene encoding 5-(carboxyamino)imidazole ribonucleotide mutase codes for MAKPLVGIIMGSTSDWSTMEHAAQTLKALGIAAEHLVVSAHRTPEKMYDYAKTAEKRGLKVIIAGAGGAAHLPGMTAALTPLPVLGVPVESHTLKGVDSLYSIVQMPGGIPVATFAIGKAGAINAALFAAAILSTGGDKKVKQALDAFRAEQTSKVLDAKLP; via the coding sequence ATGGCAAAGCCACTTGTCGGCATCATTATGGGAAGCACCTCCGATTGGAGCACGATGGAACACGCTGCACAGACGCTCAAAGCGCTGGGTATCGCCGCCGAGCATCTGGTTGTGAGCGCTCACCGCACTCCGGAAAAAATGTATGACTACGCCAAAACCGCGGAAAAACGCGGGCTGAAGGTCATCATCGCCGGTGCTGGCGGCGCCGCTCACTTGCCGGGCATGACCGCCGCGCTCACCCCGCTGCCCGTGCTCGGGGTTCCGGTGGAGTCGCACACACTCAAGGGCGTGGACTCGCTGTATTCGATCGTGCAAATGCCCGGCGGTATTCCCGTGGCGACCTTCGCCATCGGCAAGGCCGGGGCGATCAACGCGGCGCTCTTTGCCGCCGCCATCCTCTCAACGGGTGGCGACAAGAAGGTTAAACAAGCCCTCGACGCTTTCCGTGCCGAGCAGACCTCCAAAGTCCTCGACGCCAAACTCCCCTAA
- a CDS encoding LL-diaminopimelate aminotransferase: MIRINENYLKLKASYLFSDIAKRVTAYTTANPDKPIIRLGIGDVTEPLAPSVLKAFHAGVDEMAQRATFKGYGPEQGYAFLREAIAAHDYTARGCPIAADEIFVSDGSKCDCGNIQEIFATEGLKLAIPDPVYPVYVDTNVMAGRTGTNLDGRYAGITYLDSTPANGYVPAIPGVATDLIYLCFPNNPTGAVATREQLTAWVAYAKANKALILFDSAYEAYIRDPQIPHSIYEIPGADEVAIEFRSFSKTAGFTGTRCAYTVVPKKLMAYDLAGNAHSVHALWNRRHTTKFNGVSYPVQKAAAAIFTPEGQAEVKAMTDFYLANAALIRKAMTDLGFSCIGGDNAPYIWINTGTDSWAFFDKLLNEAQVVCTPGAGFGKCGEGHVRISAFNSRENVEKALTRIAGALKK, encoded by the coding sequence ATGATCCGCATCAACGAGAACTACCTGAAACTGAAGGCCTCTTACCTGTTTTCCGACATCGCCAAGCGCGTGACGGCCTACACCACCGCCAATCCCGATAAGCCGATCATTCGCCTCGGCATCGGCGACGTCACCGAGCCGCTCGCTCCCTCGGTGCTCAAGGCCTTCCACGCCGGCGTCGACGAAATGGCCCAGCGCGCCACCTTCAAGGGATACGGCCCCGAGCAGGGCTACGCCTTCCTGCGCGAAGCCATCGCCGCCCACGACTACACCGCCCGTGGCTGCCCGATCGCCGCCGACGAGATTTTTGTCTCTGACGGCTCCAAGTGCGACTGTGGCAACATTCAGGAAATCTTCGCCACCGAGGGCCTCAAGCTCGCGATACCCGATCCGGTGTATCCGGTTTACGTGGACACCAATGTCATGGCTGGCCGCACCGGCACCAATCTCGACGGTCGCTACGCCGGTATTACCTACTTGGATTCGACGCCCGCCAACGGCTACGTGCCCGCGATTCCCGGTGTTGCCACCGACCTGATTTACCTCTGCTTCCCGAACAACCCTACCGGTGCCGTCGCCACCCGCGAGCAGCTCACCGCCTGGGTCGCCTACGCGAAGGCGAACAAGGCGCTGATCCTCTTCGACAGCGCCTACGAGGCCTACATCCGCGATCCGCAAATCCCGCACTCCATCTACGAAATCCCCGGCGCCGACGAGGTCGCCATTGAGTTCCGCAGCTTCTCCAAGACCGCCGGCTTTACCGGCACGCGCTGCGCCTACACCGTGGTGCCCAAGAAGCTCATGGCCTACGACCTGGCGGGTAACGCCCACTCAGTCCACGCGCTCTGGAACCGCCGCCACACCACCAAATTCAACGGCGTCTCGTATCCCGTGCAGAAGGCCGCCGCCGCGATCTTCACCCCCGAGGGTCAGGCCGAAGTGAAGGCGATGACCGACTTCTATCTGGCCAACGCCGCGCTCATCCGCAAGGCGATGACCGACCTCGGGTTCAGCTGCATCGGCGGCGACAACGCGCCCTACATCTGGATCAACACCGGCACCGATTCCTGGGCCTTCTTCGATAAACTGCTCAACGAAGCCCAGGTCGTCTGCACCCCCGGTGCCGGCTTCGGCAAATGCGGCGAAGGCCACGTGCGCATCAGCGCCTTCAACAGCCGCGAAAACGTCGAAAAAGCCCTCACCCGCATCGCCGGCGCGTTGAAGAAGTAA
- a CDS encoding VapC toxin family PIN domain ribonuclease, with translation MMFLFDANLLIALGEAGHPHGDAALRFFTEHAVRDGWATCPLTENAFMRILGNPAYPRGPGSTAAARELLVKLTAAPGHQFWPDNHSLLDARRFPRLPTANQLTDIYLLALAVSRHARLATFDRGLDTTCVIGGPAAYHLLS, from the coding sequence CTGATGTTTCTCTTCGACGCCAACCTGCTCATCGCGTTAGGCGAGGCCGGTCACCCCCATGGTGATGCTGCGCTGCGCTTTTTCACCGAACATGCGGTGCGCGACGGCTGGGCCACTTGCCCGCTGACCGAAAACGCTTTCATGCGCATCCTCGGCAATCCCGCCTATCCGCGCGGTCCAGGCTCCACTGCGGCCGCCCGCGAGTTGCTAGTAAAACTCACCGCCGCCCCAGGTCACCAATTCTGGCCCGACAACCACTCGCTACTCGACGCACGCCGCTTCCCGCGTTTACCCACCGCAAACCAACTGACCGACATTTACCTGCTTGCCCTCGCCGTTTCTCGGCACGCGCGGCTAGCCACGTTCGACCGCGGCCTCGACACCACCTGCGTTATCGGCGGACCCGCTGCTTACCACCTGCTTTCATAA
- a CDS encoding DUF3568 family protein: MKITSVPILRSALLATGIVFALAGCSTVNLDSSGDTTAVYQLNEFRMVVNSTAPATYAATQKAFRELGLFEIKSSKLETFSGELFARTTKDEKVYVSIAEINSRQTILKIRWGTGGDKKNSIELYKLIERHLR, from the coding sequence ATGAAGATCACCTCCGTTCCAATCCTCCGTTCCGCTCTCCTGGCCACTGGGATCGTGTTCGCCCTCGCCGGCTGCAGCACGGTCAACCTCGACTCCTCCGGGGACACCACGGCGGTTTACCAACTCAACGAATTCCGCATGGTGGTGAACTCGACTGCGCCGGCCACCTATGCCGCCACCCAAAAGGCGTTTCGCGAGCTCGGCCTGTTCGAGATCAAAAGCAGCAAACTGGAGACCTTTTCTGGCGAACTTTTTGCGCGAACAACCAAGGACGAAAAGGTTTACGTGAGCATCGCCGAAATCAACAGCCGCCAGACGATCCTCAAGATCCGCTGGGGAACCGGCGGCGACAAAAAGAACTCCATCGAGCTCTATAAGCTCATCGAGCGCCACCTGCGCTGA
- a CDS encoding transposase codes for MPPFLPPEKAHPEGESENPDHKATPSDAAEVLIVDTPGGRFRAQFAPELPVSPLGALVFFTQYLCATGGFEALVADTPLCYSSNRAHRPRDVIGTLLLGMLSGHYRYAHLAALRGDDIAPSLLGLKSIVSEDCVRRALARIGAEQGQDWLRRHLDQTCHGFLDNQWILDIDVTIKPIYGRQEGASIGYNPQKPGRPSHAYHTYWIATLRLCLDVEVHPGDQSAAGHGFAGLWALIDRLPAERRPHLLRGDCAYGQEALLSEAEARKLNYLFKLRRTAKARELVAALERTTTTAWTDAGQGWQGCESCLRLQGWNRARRVVVLRRRLNDQRHPRARRRLVREQADHALLLNIPDAAACEPIIYEHQILVTSLPYEILTLATLYRERGGAENPFDELKNQWSWSGFTSQELNSCQHAARLAALVYNWWTLYHRLLQPGQHHEAVSTRPRLLCGATRQSEHSGQRRLDVRLSHAEAPRLSELITKLARWLHGILHNAEQWSVAQRWGQIVARILQENFPVLGPEPPLATAPS; via the coding sequence ATGCCGCCGTTTTTACCGCCGGAAAAAGCTCACCCCGAGGGTGAGTCAGAAAACCCTGATCACAAGGCAACGCCAAGCGATGCCGCCGAGGTGTTGATTGTGGATACACCCGGAGGACGTTTTCGTGCGCAGTTCGCCCCAGAGTTGCCGGTGAGCCCCTTGGGGGCACTGGTGTTTTTCACGCAGTACTTGTGTGCGACAGGAGGCTTCGAGGCACTGGTTGCGGACACGCCGCTTTGTTACAGCAGCAACCGCGCACACCGCCCTCGCGACGTGATTGGAACCCTGCTTTTGGGGATGCTCTCCGGGCACTATCGCTACGCGCACCTCGCGGCCCTGCGCGGCGACGACATTGCCCCGAGCCTGCTCGGACTTAAGTCGATTGTCAGCGAGGATTGTGTGCGCCGGGCGCTGGCTCGCATCGGTGCCGAGCAGGGGCAGGACTGGTTGCGGCGTCACCTCGACCAAACCTGTCATGGGTTTTTGGATAACCAGTGGATCCTCGACATCGATGTCACCATCAAGCCCATCTATGGACGTCAGGAAGGTGCCAGCATCGGCTATAACCCGCAAAAGCCCGGACGCCCCAGCCACGCCTACCACACCTACTGGATCGCCACCTTGCGCCTGTGTCTGGACGTGGAGGTGCACCCCGGCGATCAATCCGCCGCCGGACATGGTTTTGCGGGGCTGTGGGCGCTCATCGACCGACTGCCAGCCGAGCGCCGGCCCCATCTTTTGCGCGGTGACTGCGCCTATGGCCAGGAGGCGCTGCTCAGTGAAGCTGAAGCGCGTAAACTCAACTATTTGTTCAAACTGCGCCGCACCGCCAAGGCCCGCGAGCTGGTGGCCGCGCTTGAACGCACCACCACCACCGCTTGGACCGACGCCGGACAAGGCTGGCAGGGCTGCGAAAGCTGCCTGCGCCTGCAAGGCTGGAACCGGGCCCGACGTGTGGTGGTCTTGCGCCGTCGCCTCAACGACCAACGCCACCCCCGGGCCCGCCGCCGCCTCGTGCGCGAGCAAGCCGACCACGCTTTGCTGCTGAACATCCCCGACGCGGCCGCCTGCGAGCCGATCATCTACGAACATCAGATCCTCGTTACGAGCCTGCCCTACGAGATCCTTACCCTTGCCACCCTGTATCGGGAACGTGGGGGCGCGGAAAACCCCTTCGACGAGCTCAAGAACCAGTGGAGCTGGTCGGGGTTTACCTCCCAGGAGCTAAACTCCTGTCAGCACGCCGCGCGTTTGGCCGCACTGGTTTACAACTGGTGGACGCTCTATCACCGCCTGCTTCAACCCGGTCAGCACCACGAGGCGGTGAGTACACGTCCCCGTCTGCTCTGCGGAGCGACCCGGCAGAGCGAACACTCCGGTCAACGCCGCCTGGACGTGCGCTTGAGCCATGCCGAGGCACCTCGCCTGAGTGAACTCATCACAAAGCTGGCCAGATGGTTACATGGTATCCTTCATAATGCGGAGCAATGGAGTGTCGCCCAGCGCTGGGGGCAAATCGTAGCGAGGATTTTACAGGAAAACTTCCCTGTACTCGGCCCTGAACCGCCTTTGGCCACCGCCCCAAGCTGA
- a CDS encoding 5-(carboxyamino)imidazole ribonucleotide synthase: protein MIIHPGKTIGVLGGGQLGRMFAHAAERLGFRVHIYEPEANGPAGEVSAMEVNRPYTDLVALKAFAHTVDVLTYEFENIPTEPLGEIGHHAQLRPHWSVLETCQNRMREKNWLRKNAFPHVPFAEVEAGDDLAAAIRRMGLPCVVKTADFGYDGKGQIKVADEASLAKALAAFSKQRCVIEKFIDFKCELSVIVARSSIGEVKAFPVAENIHTRHILDFSIVPARVNAAVLADAEKLALAIVEKLDVVGLLAIELFLTDRGELLVNELAPRPHNSGHWTLDACVTSQFEQHVRAVCGLPLGDVSVVSPVVMVNILGDAWKWDNGYLAGDANWEAILAEPRAKLHLYGKKEPRIGRKMGHFTVTAATADAALDAARALKAKL, encoded by the coding sequence ATGATTATTCATCCCGGTAAAACGATCGGTGTCCTCGGTGGCGGCCAACTCGGCCGCATGTTCGCCCACGCGGCCGAGCGGCTCGGCTTTCGGGTGCACATCTATGAGCCCGAGGCCAACGGTCCTGCCGGCGAGGTGTCCGCTATGGAGGTTAATCGCCCCTACACCGACCTGGTCGCGCTGAAGGCCTTTGCCCACACCGTCGATGTGCTCACTTACGAGTTCGAAAACATCCCCACCGAGCCGCTGGGTGAGATCGGCCACCACGCCCAGTTGCGCCCGCATTGGAGCGTGTTGGAAACCTGCCAGAACCGCATGCGCGAGAAAAACTGGCTGCGTAAAAACGCATTCCCTCACGTGCCTTTCGCTGAGGTCGAGGCCGGCGACGACCTCGCCGCCGCCATCCGCCGCATGGGCCTGCCGTGCGTGGTGAAAACCGCCGACTTTGGTTACGACGGCAAGGGCCAGATCAAGGTCGCCGACGAGGCCTCGCTGGCCAAGGCGCTGGCCGCCTTCAGCAAACAACGCTGCGTCATCGAGAAATTCATCGACTTCAAGTGCGAGCTCTCGGTCATCGTGGCCCGCTCCAGCATTGGCGAAGTGAAGGCCTTTCCAGTCGCCGAAAACATCCATACCCGCCACATCCTCGACTTCTCCATCGTGCCGGCCCGGGTTAACGCTGCGGTGCTGGCCGACGCCGAGAAACTCGCCCTCGCCATCGTCGAAAAACTCGACGTCGTCGGCCTGTTGGCGATCGAACTGTTCCTCACCGACCGCGGCGAACTCTTGGTCAACGAACTCGCGCCGCGCCCGCACAACTCCGGCCATTGGACGCTCGACGCCTGCGTGACCTCGCAATTTGAGCAACACGTGCGCGCCGTGTGCGGCCTGCCGCTGGGCGATGTTTCGGTCGTCTCGCCCGTGGTGATGGTTAACATCCTCGGCGACGCCTGGAAATGGGACAACGGTTACCTCGCCGGCGACGCCAACTGGGAGGCGATTCTGGCCGAGCCCCGCGCCAAGTTACACCTTTACGGCAAAAAAGAGCCGCGCATCGGCCGCAAGATGGGCCACTTCACTGTCACCGCCGCCACCGCCGACGCCGCGCTCGACGCAGCCCGAGCGCTCAAGGCCAAGCTCTGA
- a CDS encoding UDP-glucose 6-dehydrogenase translates to MKICCIGAGYVGGPTMAVIALKAPDIQVTVVDMNTTRIAAWNSDTLPIYEPGLDAVVKEARGRNLFFSTDVKGAIAAADIIFVSVNTPTKTYGVGAGRAADLRFIESVARTIAEVSTTPKIIVEKSTIPVKTAETIQQILAANTSGVSFQVLSNPEFLAEGTAVPDLFNPDRVLIGGERTPAGDAAVAKLVSVYARWVPTERILTTNLWSSELSKLVANAFLAQRISSINSISALCEATGADVDEVANAIGKDSRIGPKFLKASVGFGGSCFQKDILNLVYICETLGLPEVAAYWNGVVAMNDYQKQRFSAKIVRSLFNTVADKRIAVLGFAFKKDTNDTRETAAINVVRDLLAEQANVVVYDPKVPAAEIITDVLGKGQSNPRLSVAASAYEACHGAHAVAIVTEWDAFKTLDYAKVFEGMQKPAFLFDGRNIVDLAALRALGFRAHGIGR, encoded by the coding sequence ATGAAAATCTGCTGCATTGGCGCTGGTTACGTGGGTGGTCCGACCATGGCGGTGATCGCCCTGAAGGCTCCGGATATCCAGGTGACGGTCGTGGACATGAACACCACCCGCATCGCGGCTTGGAACTCCGACACCCTGCCCATCTACGAGCCCGGCCTCGACGCCGTCGTCAAAGAGGCCCGCGGCCGTAATCTCTTTTTCTCCACTGACGTGAAGGGCGCCATCGCCGCCGCCGACATCATTTTTGTCTCCGTCAACACCCCGACCAAGACCTACGGGGTCGGCGCCGGCCGGGCCGCCGACCTGCGTTTCATTGAGTCGGTTGCCCGCACCATCGCCGAGGTCTCGACCACGCCGAAGATCATCGTCGAAAAGTCCACCATCCCGGTGAAAACCGCCGAGACGATTCAGCAGATCCTCGCCGCCAACACCAGTGGCGTGTCGTTCCAGGTGTTGTCCAATCCCGAGTTTTTGGCCGAAGGCACAGCGGTGCCCGACCTCTTTAACCCCGACCGCGTCCTCATCGGTGGCGAACGCACGCCGGCTGGCGATGCCGCCGTGGCCAAGCTCGTCAGCGTTTACGCCCGCTGGGTGCCCACCGAGCGCATCCTCACTACAAACCTGTGGTCCTCCGAGCTCTCCAAACTGGTGGCCAACGCCTTCCTCGCCCAACGCATCTCCTCGATCAATTCCATCTCCGCGTTGTGCGAGGCGACCGGCGCCGACGTCGACGAGGTGGCCAACGCCATCGGCAAGGATTCCCGCATCGGTCCCAAGTTCCTCAAGGCCTCGGTGGGCTTCGGCGGCTCCTGTTTCCAGAAGGACATTTTGAACCTGGTCTATATCTGCGAAACCCTGGGTTTGCCCGAGGTGGCGGCCTATTGGAACGGCGTGGTGGCGATGAACGATTACCAAAAACAGCGCTTCTCGGCCAAAATCGTGCGCTCGCTGTTCAACACGGTGGCCGACAAACGCATCGCGGTGTTGGGCTTCGCTTTTAAAAAAGACACCAACGACACCCGTGAAACCGCCGCCATCAACGTGGTGCGCGACCTGCTCGCCGAGCAGGCCAACGTGGTGGTTTACGACCCCAAAGTTCCGGCCGCCGAAATCATCACCGACGTGCTCGGCAAAGGGCAGTCGAACCCGCGCCTGAGCGTGGCGGCCAGCGCTTACGAGGCGTGCCACGGGGCTCATGCCGTCGCGATCGTGACCGAGTGGGACGCGTTCAAAACCCTCGACTACGCGAAGGTGTTTGAGGGCATGCAGAAACCGGCCTTCCTTTTCGACGGCCGCAACATCGTCGATCTGGCCGCGCTGCGCGCCCTCGGTTTCCGTGCCCACGGCATCGGGCGCTGA